In the Cellvibrio sp. KY-GH-1 genome, AATAAAAATGCGGAGAAGGGTTTGATTCGAAGGACGTGGTCTTATGTTACAAAAATTTGGTAATCGTGGCGCCCTCGTTTTTAGAGGAATAGTCGGGGTGGTTTTATTATGGATTGGTATTCCGTTTTCCAGTGGGGTAGCGTTCGCTTCGGATATTCGGCTAAAAGAAATTGCGCGTTTTGATGGAATTAGAGATAACACCTTAACGGGCTACGGGCTGGTAATGGGGCTGGCAGGAACAGGCGATTCGCCGAAGAGTAGTGCAGCAAATCAATCACTAATTAATTCACTTTCGAAGTTTGGTGTGAATATTTCAGCTCAGGATATTAGAAGTAGAAATATTGCGGCTGTTATGGTTACTGCGACGCTCAAGCCATTTGCGGAGCGGGGAGATCGGATAGATGTCGGCGTATCGTCGATTGGTGATGCACGTAGTCTAAACGGCGGTACGTTATTGCTGACCTCTTTGAAGGGAGTGGACAATAAAATATATGCCTTGTCTCAGGGGCAGTTGAGCGTAGGTGGTTTTGCGTTTGATCTCAATGGAAACTCAGTACAAAAAAACCACCCGACAGTAGCGATCATTCCGGGCGGGGCGTTAATTGAAAAAAGCGTTGTTCCTGAGTTTGTTGACGAAAATGGCTCATTGTATGTTTTGTTGAATCAACCCGACTTCACTACCGCGCGTCGTATTGAGATGGCTCTAAATCGAGAGTTGGGTACTTCCTCAGCAAAAGCAATTCATGCCGGGAGGATTAAAGTAAATATTCCCACTGGAGTGAACGTGATTGACACAATTTCCAGATTGGAAAATGTTTCAGTTAGCCCTGATCGTGTTGCACGAGTGGTTATCAATGAGCGTACAGGGATAGTAGTGGCTGGCGGTGATGTTAGGATCGATGATGTCACTATATCTCACGGTAGTTTACGAGTTGTTATTTCCACCGACTATCACGTTTCTCAGCCCTCTTCTTTTTTGCGCCAAAGTGGCGATGCGATTCAAACGGTAGTTGTTCCTGATACCAATATTGAAACAACAGAAGGTGATTTAAATTCGATTCAATTATCGTCTGGCGCAACTATTGCGGACTTAGTTGCTGCGTTGAGGCAGATTAAAACAACAACCCGAGAATTAATTACTATTTTGCAGGCTATTAATTCAGCTGGTGCTCTGCACGCTGATTTGATAATCCAATAAATTTTTGGAGCTTTTATGTTTATCGAAAGTATTACAGGAGATGTAGTTACCAAAGCGTTGGATATTGCAGCCTTCAATCATAAAGTAATTGCAAACAATATCGCCAATGCGGGAGTGAAAGGGTATGCGGCTGGGCGTTTAAACTTTGATGCGATTATGCAGGAGTTGCGAGGTTTAGTTGGCACCGATGCTGATATCGCTTCCTACCGAGATGCGTTAGACCGGATTAATGAAAAAGAAATGGTCAATTTTTCATCTGCGCCCGAAGGTGTATCGATAGAAGCAGAAATGATGCAGTTGACGGAAAACACCCTGAGGTATCAATCCCTATTGCGAGCGAGAAGCGAGCTGGGAGAGATATTGAAGTCTGCTATATCAGGTGGAGGTCGAGGTTAATGGATCTTCAATCAATTTTTGCGATTAGCGGTGCGGGTTTGGACTATCAAAAAAAACGTTTGGATGTAATTGCAATGAATATTGCAAATGCAAATACGACCAGAGGGGCCGATGGGGTGGTTTATAAGCCTCTTGAGGTTGTGAACCAGGGGTTCAATGCATTGGTTCAAGATAACTTTAATGCCGCTATTGGTAGTGTGGCAATAGTTGAACGGGCAAATGCCACCAAATTAATATTTGATCCATCTCATCCTGATGCGGACCCCAAAGGTTTTGTTGAGGTTCCCAATGTTAACTCAATAGATGAAATGACGGATTTGATGGTCGCCACG is a window encoding:
- a CDS encoding flagellar basal body P-ring protein FlgI translates to MLQKFGNRGALVFRGIVGVVLLWIGIPFSSGVAFASDIRLKEIARFDGIRDNTLTGYGLVMGLAGTGDSPKSSAANQSLINSLSKFGVNISAQDIRSRNIAAVMVTATLKPFAERGDRIDVGVSSIGDARSLNGGTLLLTSLKGVDNKIYALSQGQLSVGGFAFDLNGNSVQKNHPTVAIIPGGALIEKSVVPEFVDENGSLYVLLNQPDFTTARRIEMALNRELGTSSAKAIHAGRIKVNIPTGVNVIDTISRLENVSVSPDRVARVVINERTGIVVAGGDVRIDDVTISHGSLRVVISTDYHVSQPSSFLRQSGDAIQTVVVPDTNIETTEGDLNSIQLSSGATIADLVAALRQIKTTTRELITILQAINSAGALHADLIIQ
- the flgC gene encoding flagellar basal body rod protein FlgC, whose protein sequence is MDLQSIFAISGAGLDYQKKRLDVIAMNIANANTTRGADGVVYKPLEVVNQGFNALVQDNFNAAIGSVAIVERANATKLIFDPSHPDADPKGFVEVPNVNSIDEMTDLMVATRMYEANVQVVNAAKSMALKALEIGS